Proteins encoded by one window of Streptomyces sp. NBC_01571:
- a CDS encoding bifunctional 3-phenylpropionate/cinnamic acid dioxygenase ferredoxin subunit, which translates to MIPVCRFADLPAGASVRVDTTPPIAVFNADGELYAVDDTCTHQDASLSEGWLEGCLVECPLHAASFDLRTGQPTCLPARRPVRTHRVTVDDGIIHVHLVAEEGTAA; encoded by the coding sequence ATGATTCCCGTCTGCCGCTTTGCCGACCTCCCCGCGGGCGCATCCGTCCGTGTCGACACCACGCCACCCATCGCCGTGTTCAACGCCGACGGCGAGCTCTACGCCGTCGACGACACCTGCACCCACCAGGACGCCTCCCTCTCGGAGGGCTGGCTGGAGGGCTGTCTGGTCGAGTGCCCCCTGCACGCCGCCTCCTTCGATCTCCGTACGGGGCAGCCGACATGTCTTCCGGCACGGCGCCCCGTCCGCACCCACCGCGTCACCGTCGACGACGGAATCATCCATGTCCACCTGGTCGCGGAGGAGGGCACCGCCGCATGA
- the glpK gene encoding glycerol kinase GlpK, with translation MTDNAEKYVAAIDQGTTSSRCIIFDRGGAIVAVDQREHRQIFPKPGWVEHDATEIWSKVQAVVAGAIAKAGLRADQLSALGITNQRETTVLWDRATGKPVHNAIVWQDTRTSALCHELGGTDGQDRFREQTGLPLASYFSGPKAAWLLDNVPGLRARAERGEIAFGTIDSWLIWNLTGGTNGGRHVTDVTNAGRTMLMNLETLQWDPSILSAMNVPEAVLPEIRSSAEVYGTAVGQLAGVPVASALGDQQAAVFGQACYDVGTAKNTYGTGSFLLLNTGNRPVPSKNGLLTTMGYKIGGEAPVYCLEGSIAITGALVQWFRDQLGIIRTADEIEPLAASVEDNGGAYIVPAFSGLFAPYWRSDARGVVTGLTRYVTKAHLARAVLEATSWQTREVVDAMFQDSGVQITTLKVDGGMTKNNLLMQHQADVLGVPVIRPKVSETTCLGAAYAAGLATGVWNDLDELKSHWQKDVEWTPAMEASVRDREYHNWRKAVEKSFGWHTDDVG, from the coding sequence ATGACGGACAACGCCGAGAAGTACGTCGCCGCAATCGACCAGGGCACCACCTCGAGCCGCTGCATCATCTTCGACCGGGGCGGCGCGATCGTCGCCGTCGACCAACGCGAGCACCGCCAGATCTTCCCCAAGCCGGGGTGGGTGGAACACGACGCCACCGAGATCTGGTCCAAGGTGCAGGCGGTGGTGGCCGGCGCGATCGCCAAGGCCGGCCTGCGCGCCGACCAGCTGAGCGCGCTCGGCATCACCAACCAGCGCGAGACGACGGTCCTGTGGGACCGCGCCACCGGCAAGCCCGTGCACAACGCGATCGTCTGGCAGGACACCCGGACCTCCGCGCTCTGCCACGAACTGGGCGGCACGGACGGCCAGGACCGCTTCCGCGAGCAGACCGGTCTGCCGCTGGCCAGCTACTTCTCCGGGCCCAAGGCCGCCTGGCTGCTGGACAACGTGCCGGGCCTGCGCGCGCGTGCCGAACGCGGCGAGATCGCCTTCGGCACCATCGACTCCTGGCTGATCTGGAACCTGACGGGCGGCACGAACGGCGGACGACACGTCACGGACGTCACCAACGCCGGGCGCACCATGCTGATGAACCTGGAGACCCTCCAGTGGGACCCGTCCATCCTCTCCGCGATGAACGTCCCCGAAGCGGTGCTGCCCGAGATCAGGTCCTCCGCCGAGGTGTACGGCACCGCCGTGGGCCAGCTCGCGGGCGTCCCCGTGGCGTCGGCGCTCGGCGACCAGCAGGCGGCGGTCTTCGGGCAGGCCTGCTACGACGTGGGGACGGCCAAGAACACGTACGGCACGGGCAGTTTCCTCCTGCTCAACACCGGCAACCGGCCCGTCCCCTCGAAGAACGGGCTGCTCACCACCATGGGGTACAAGATCGGCGGTGAGGCGCCCGTCTACTGTCTCGAGGGGTCGATCGCGATCACCGGCGCCCTGGTGCAATGGTTCCGCGACCAGCTCGGCATCATCCGTACCGCCGACGAGATCGAGCCGCTGGCCGCGAGCGTCGAGGACAACGGCGGCGCGTACATCGTGCCCGCGTTCTCCGGCCTGTTCGCTCCCTACTGGCGCTCGGACGCCCGCGGTGTCGTCACCGGCCTCACCCGGTACGTCACGAAGGCGCACCTCGCCCGTGCGGTCCTGGAGGCGACGAGCTGGCAGACCCGGGAGGTCGTGGACGCCATGTTCCAGGACTCCGGGGTACAGATCACCACCTTGAAGGTGGACGGCGGCATGACCAAGAACAACCTGCTGATGCAGCACCAGGCGGACGTCCTCGGCGTGCCGGTGATCCGTCCGAAGGTCTCCGAGACGACGTGTCTGGGAGCGGCCTACGCGGCCGGGCTCGCCACCGGCGTGTGGAACGACCTCGACGAGCTGAAGTCGCACTGGCAGAAGGACGTCGAGTGGACACCGGCCATGGAGGCCTCCGTACGCGACCGCGAGTACCACAACTGGCGCAAGGCGGTGGAGAAGAGCTTCGGCTGGCACACGGACGACGTCGGCTGA
- a CDS encoding IclR family transcriptional regulator: MTRTQKQAEHSEGFPEKRNGRGAGSAVQSVDRAVSVLEILARLGEAGVTEIAEELDVHKSTAFRLLGVLENRGLVAQAKDRGKYYLGAAVLRLAGAAAVRLDISQEGVPVCRELADELGETVNIAVLDDDAAVNIMQARGTASVTAQNWLGRRTPLHATSSGKVLLAHMPPTLREGLLARPLPRFTERTITGPSSLRAELEAVIEQGYGVTIEELELGLAAVAAPVRAHDGKVIAAISVSGPVYRLNADRLPELSKRTVAAGAELSRRMGYGF; the protein is encoded by the coding sequence ATGACCCGCACGCAGAAGCAGGCTGAGCACTCCGAGGGTTTTCCCGAGAAGCGGAACGGCAGGGGCGCGGGCAGTGCCGTCCAGTCGGTGGACCGCGCCGTGAGCGTGCTGGAGATCCTCGCCCGGCTCGGCGAGGCCGGTGTCACCGAGATCGCCGAAGAGCTGGACGTGCACAAGTCCACCGCCTTCCGCCTCCTCGGCGTCCTGGAGAACCGCGGTCTGGTGGCCCAGGCCAAGGACCGCGGGAAGTACTACCTGGGGGCCGCCGTACTGCGCCTGGCGGGAGCGGCGGCGGTGCGTCTGGACATCTCCCAGGAAGGCGTCCCGGTCTGCCGCGAACTCGCCGACGAGCTGGGCGAGACGGTCAACATCGCGGTCCTCGACGACGACGCGGCGGTCAACATCATGCAGGCCCGTGGCACCGCGTCGGTCACCGCGCAGAACTGGCTGGGCAGACGCACCCCGCTGCACGCCACCTCCAGCGGCAAGGTGCTGCTCGCGCACATGCCGCCCACGCTGCGCGAAGGCCTGCTCGCGAGGCCGCTGCCGCGCTTCACGGAGCGGACGATCACGGGCCCCTCCAGCCTGCGCGCCGAGTTGGAGGCCGTGATCGAGCAGGGCTACGGCGTCACCATCGAGGAACTGGAGTTGGGACTCGCCGCCGTGGCCGCGCCGGTCCGCGCGCACGACGGCAAGGTGATCGCCGCGATCAGCGTGTCGGGGCCGGTCTACCGGCTGAACGCCGACCGCCTGCCGGAGCTGTCCAAGCGGACGGTGGCTGCGGGGGCCGAGTTGTCGCGGCGTATGGGGTACGGCTTCTGA
- a CDS encoding DUF742 domain-containing protein: MSGDGQGRSHWFDDDAGPVVRPYAMTRGRTTSPAQHRLDLIAVVVAEPHADDPEADHNLSPEHVDIVELCRDTPQSVAELAAELDLPIGVVRVLIGDLVHEEMVHVTRPVPPAELPDESILRDVINGLRAL, encoded by the coding sequence ATGAGCGGAGACGGTCAGGGAAGAAGCCACTGGTTCGACGACGACGCCGGACCGGTGGTCCGGCCCTATGCGATGACGCGCGGCCGCACCACCAGCCCGGCCCAGCACCGCCTCGACCTGATCGCCGTGGTCGTCGCCGAACCCCACGCGGACGACCCCGAAGCGGACCACAACCTGTCCCCGGAACACGTGGACATCGTGGAACTCTGCCGCGACACGCCCCAGTCGGTCGCCGAACTCGCCGCCGAGCTCGACCTCCCCATCGGGGTGGTACGGGTCCTGATCGGCGACCTCGTGCACGAGGAAATGGTCCATGTGACACGTCCCGTACCCCCTGCCGAGCTTCCGGACGAGAGTATTCTGCGCGACGTGATCAACGGCCTCCGAGCGCTCTGA
- a CDS encoding NAD(P)/FAD-dependent oxidoreductase, which translates to MRTVTVVGASLSGLYAARELRAQGFDGRLVIVGDEAHAPYDRPPLSKDFLTGRADEARLALTDAEERAGLDAEWLLGVRARGLDARGRTVLLGDGRTVSTDGVVIATGASARRLPGDGLTGVHTLRTLDDARALREELIQGPRRVVVVGGGFIGAETASSCAGLGHEVTVVEAAPLPLVAPLGPEMATLCAALHRRGGVELVTGTGVAALRGRNGAGVSRDRDTTGPGRAQDGPAGRTVTGVELSDGRVLPADVVIVGIGATPNTGWLAGSTLALHDGVLCDDGCVTGLPQVVAVGDVARVGGTRAEHWTSATEQPRVAVGNLLAGRTVGTVRSLPYFWSDQYGARIQFAGRRQQADTVRIAEGTVEDGAPGEGGLLALYERDGRTTAVLSVDRPRPFMRARRQLAYDKGPVEQVEAAANL; encoded by the coding sequence ATGAGGACCGTGACCGTCGTCGGTGCCTCGCTCTCCGGTCTGTACGCCGCCCGGGAACTACGGGCCCAGGGCTTCGACGGCCGCCTGGTGATCGTCGGCGACGAGGCCCATGCCCCGTACGACCGTCCGCCCCTGTCCAAGGACTTCCTCACCGGCCGCGCCGACGAGGCCCGACTCGCCCTGACCGACGCCGAGGAGAGAGCCGGACTCGACGCCGAGTGGCTGCTCGGCGTCCGTGCCCGCGGCCTCGACGCCCGCGGCCGCACCGTCCTCCTCGGTGACGGCCGTACCGTCTCCACGGACGGCGTGGTCATCGCCACCGGCGCCTCGGCCCGCCGTCTTCCGGGTGACGGCCTCACCGGTGTGCACACCCTGCGCACCCTCGACGACGCCCGCGCCCTGCGCGAGGAACTCATCCAGGGTCCGCGCCGCGTCGTCGTCGTCGGAGGCGGCTTCATCGGCGCCGAGACCGCTTCCTCCTGCGCCGGACTCGGTCACGAGGTCACCGTCGTCGAGGCCGCCCCGCTGCCTCTCGTCGCCCCACTCGGCCCCGAAATGGCCACGCTGTGCGCCGCGTTGCACCGGCGCGGCGGCGTCGAGCTGGTGACCGGCACCGGGGTCGCCGCGCTGCGGGGGAGGAACGGAGCCGGCGTGAGCCGGGACCGGGACACGACCGGTCCGGGGCGCGCCCAGGACGGCCCGGCCGGTCGCACCGTCACCGGAGTGGAACTCTCCGACGGCCGGGTCCTGCCCGCCGACGTCGTGATCGTCGGTATCGGCGCCACCCCCAACACCGGCTGGCTGGCCGGCTCGACACTCGCACTGCACGACGGCGTGCTGTGCGACGATGGATGCGTCACCGGGCTGCCCCAAGTGGTCGCCGTCGGAGACGTCGCCCGCGTCGGAGGCACCCGGGCCGAGCACTGGACCTCCGCCACGGAACAACCCCGCGTCGCGGTGGGCAACCTGCTCGCCGGACGCACCGTCGGGACCGTACGCTCCCTGCCCTACTTCTGGTCCGATCAGTACGGTGCGCGCATCCAGTTCGCGGGGCGCCGCCAGCAGGCGGACACCGTCCGGATCGCCGAGGGCACCGTCGAGGACGGCGCACCGGGCGAGGGCGGCCTCCTCGCCCTGTACGAGCGCGACGGCCGCACCACCGCCGTGCTCTCCGTCGACCGCCCGCGCCCCTTCATGAGGGCGCGGCGTCAACTGGCTTACGACAAGGGCCCGGTGGAGCAGGTCGAAGCCGCCGCGAACCTCTGA
- a CDS encoding S-(hydroxymethyl)mycothiol dehydrogenase, with translation MPHEVRAVVAVKKGAPVEVRTVVVPDPGPGEVLVDVQACGVCHTDLHYREGAITDDFPFLLGHEAAGTIEAVGEGVTDLVPGDYVVLAWRAPCGTCRSCRRGRPWYCFDSRNATQPVTLLDGTALSNALGIGAFAEKTLVAAGQAVKIDPAARPEAAGLIGCGVMAGYGAAVNTGNVGRGDTVAVIGCGGVGNAAIAGACLNGAMKVIAVDIDDKKLDQAEKFGATHTVNSRGTDPVEAVRALTGGFGVDIAIDAVGRPETYKQAFYMRDHAGVLVQVGVPDPEMKIDLPLIDLFSRGGALKSSWYGDCLPSRDFPYLIDQYLYGLLDLNAFVSETIALDQVEEAFAKMRRGEVLRSVVVL, from the coding sequence GTGCCACACGAGGTCCGTGCCGTAGTCGCTGTCAAGAAGGGTGCACCGGTGGAGGTGCGGACCGTCGTCGTCCCCGACCCGGGCCCCGGCGAGGTGCTCGTCGACGTCCAGGCCTGCGGGGTGTGCCACACGGATCTGCACTACCGGGAGGGCGCGATCACCGACGACTTCCCCTTCCTCCTCGGCCATGAGGCGGCCGGCACGATCGAGGCGGTCGGCGAGGGCGTCACCGACCTGGTCCCCGGCGACTACGTCGTCCTCGCCTGGCGGGCACCGTGCGGAACCTGTCGCTCCTGTCGCCGTGGCCGCCCCTGGTACTGCTTCGACTCACGCAACGCCACCCAGCCCGTGACGCTCCTCGACGGCACCGCGCTCAGCAACGCCCTCGGCATCGGCGCCTTCGCCGAGAAGACCCTCGTGGCGGCCGGACAGGCGGTGAAGATCGACCCGGCCGCCCGCCCGGAGGCCGCGGGCCTGATCGGCTGCGGTGTGATGGCCGGATACGGCGCCGCGGTCAACACCGGCAACGTGGGCCGTGGTGACACCGTCGCCGTCATCGGATGCGGCGGTGTCGGCAACGCGGCGATCGCGGGCGCCTGTCTCAACGGCGCCATGAAGGTCATCGCCGTCGACATCGACGACAAGAAGCTCGACCAGGCGGAGAAGTTCGGCGCGACCCACACGGTGAACTCGCGCGGCACTGACCCGGTCGAGGCCGTGCGGGCCCTCACCGGCGGCTTCGGAGTCGACATCGCCATCGACGCGGTGGGCCGCCCGGAGACGTACAAACAGGCCTTCTACATGCGCGACCACGCGGGTGTGCTCGTCCAGGTCGGCGTCCCCGACCCCGAGATGAAGATCGACCTTCCGCTGATCGACCTGTTCTCGCGCGGCGGGGCGCTGAAGTCGTCCTGGTACGGGGACTGCCTGCCGAGCCGGGACTTCCCGTACCTCATCGACCAGTACCTGTACGGACTGCTGGACCTCAACGCGTTCGTCTCCGAGACCATCGCGCTCGACCAGGTGGAGGAGGCGTTCGCGAAGATGCGGCGGGGTGAGGTGCTGCGCTCGGTGGTGGTCCTGTGA
- a CDS encoding MIP/aquaporin family protein, producing MSNGDIFVGELIGTAILILFGAGVCAAVTLDKSKAQGAGWVVIAFGWGFGVLAGAYTAAPLSGGQINPAVTIGFAIEGSTKWEDVPFYLLGQFAGAAIGATLCWLLYLGQFNLNADEDNAIETLGIFSTRPEIDNPVQNLITETIATVGLMLPILAMVGGHKHVAGIGDAGLPVQLIAFLVVGIGLSLGGPTGYAINPARDLGPRLIHALLPIPNKGTSQWSYSWIPVVGPIAGAAIGAAIYNAAF from the coding sequence ATGAGCAACGGCGACATATTTGTCGGCGAGTTGATCGGCACTGCGATTCTGATTCTGTTCGGCGCGGGCGTCTGCGCCGCTGTCACACTCGACAAGTCCAAGGCGCAGGGCGCCGGCTGGGTCGTCATCGCCTTCGGGTGGGGATTCGGCGTGCTCGCCGGCGCGTACACCGCCGCTCCGCTGTCCGGGGGCCAGATCAACCCGGCCGTGACCATCGGGTTCGCCATCGAGGGCTCGACCAAGTGGGAGGACGTGCCCTTCTACCTCCTGGGGCAGTTCGCCGGAGCCGCCATCGGCGCCACGCTCTGCTGGCTGCTCTACCTCGGCCAGTTCAACCTCAACGCGGACGAGGACAACGCCATCGAGACGCTGGGCATCTTCTCGACCCGGCCCGAGATCGACAACCCGGTCCAGAACCTCATCACCGAGACCATCGCCACCGTCGGCCTGATGCTGCCCATTCTGGCCATGGTCGGCGGCCACAAGCACGTGGCGGGGATCGGCGACGCGGGACTTCCGGTACAGCTCATCGCGTTCCTCGTCGTCGGTATCGGCCTCTCGCTGGGCGGCCCCACCGGGTACGCCATCAATCCGGCCCGCGACCTGGGACCACGCCTCATCCACGCACTGCTGCCGATTCCCAACAAGGGCACCTCGCAGTGGAGCTACTCCTGGATCCCCGTGGTCGGCCCGATCGCGGGTGCCGCCATCGGGGCCGCGATCTACAACGCAGCCTTCTGA
- a CDS encoding nitrate- and nitrite sensing domain-containing protein, giving the protein MRFRGKSIRRKIVALLLVPLLSLTGIWAFATVITGREANQLFNVSDVVEKIGYPTEDAVGVLQQERRQTLVYLADPRASDALAALRHSRTVTDRAVAKVRRNAKSDGMHEKMGAGTAERLTVMLDALDGIDSLRRSVEEGTVDRAQALDLYNRLVDPCYTLVSNLHLVDNVEMDKQGRALVNIDIARELLSREDALLGSALVAGRVTGDEIRDISDLVAQRTLLYDVSLPLLPESESERYESYWKNADTAPLRVAEQAVVTSPAGSPHGVTAKSWDRAAGHVLDELGDLDDTAGDRYHDRVRPVATGVVVKAAIAGVLGLVALLVSVIMSVRIGRGLIRDLGRLRLEAHEVSGVRLPSVMRRLSAGEQVDVETEAPRLEYDKNEIGEVGQALNTLQRAAVEAAVKQSELRDGVSEVFVNLARRSQVLLHKQLTLLDTMERRTEDTDELADLFRLDHLTTRMRRHAEGLVILSGAAPSRQWRKPVQLMDIVRAAVAEVEDYERIEVRRLPRVAATGPAVADITHLVAELLENATVFSPPHTAVQVIGERVANGFTLEIHDRGLGMAAEALLDANLRLAETPEFELSDTDRLGLFVVSRLAQRQNVRVSLQPSPYGGTTAIVFLPDALLTDDVPDTNGIGFRLDRTLPSKEGKAEADRKTALSEVPVRLPGLPASILDGPVELEAPVELDALGGFPDALDEDAGHDGLFGPRRSIAGGPVEHQQPAPEGQDETARTDEDRPGAPVPLPRRRSPQLVSSHGRPVTRTRPRRGETDERTAETDERTAEASDPAKGPEPVELPGVAGVTERESAKPTAVRRADRTDTSARRNGERAQGAGPRSGLPGPRSETPGPGQETPALPRRTRRTSRPGTPGTGPGSDTVPEGAEPGTSPLPRRVRQAHLAPQLKDGPERRGEREGAGALRGPEPADRDAEEVRNRMASLQRGWRRGREENAVGDQAQDGTAPGTTEGDGR; this is encoded by the coding sequence ATGCGCTTTCGCGGGAAGTCCATCCGCCGGAAGATCGTGGCGCTGCTCCTCGTGCCGCTCCTCTCCCTGACGGGTATCTGGGCCTTCGCGACGGTCATCACCGGGCGCGAGGCGAACCAGTTGTTCAACGTGTCCGACGTCGTCGAGAAGATCGGCTACCCCACCGAGGACGCCGTCGGTGTCCTCCAGCAGGAGCGCCGCCAGACACTCGTCTATCTCGCCGATCCCCGCGCGTCCGACGCGCTCGCGGCGCTGCGGCACAGCCGGACCGTCACGGACCGGGCCGTGGCGAAGGTCCGCAGGAACGCCAAGAGCGACGGCATGCACGAGAAGATGGGCGCGGGCACCGCCGAGCGCCTCACCGTCATGCTGGACGCCCTCGACGGCATCGACTCGCTGCGCCGCAGCGTCGAGGAGGGCACCGTCGACCGGGCCCAGGCCCTTGACCTCTACAACCGTCTCGTCGATCCCTGCTACACCCTGGTCTCCAACCTCCACCTCGTCGACAACGTGGAGATGGACAAGCAGGGCCGCGCCCTCGTCAACATCGACATCGCCCGCGAGCTGCTCTCCCGCGAGGACGCCCTCCTCGGTTCCGCGCTGGTCGCGGGCCGCGTCACCGGCGACGAGATCCGTGACATCTCCGATCTCGTGGCCCAGCGCACGCTGCTCTACGACGTCAGCCTGCCGCTGCTGCCCGAATCGGAGAGCGAGCGCTACGAGAGCTACTGGAAGAACGCCGACACGGCACCCCTGCGCGTCGCCGAGCAAGCCGTCGTCACCTCCCCTGCCGGATCGCCCCACGGCGTCACCGCGAAGAGCTGGGACCGGGCAGCCGGGCATGTGCTCGACGAACTCGGCGACCTCGACGACACGGCGGGCGACCGCTATCACGACCGGGTCCGGCCCGTGGCCACGGGAGTCGTCGTCAAGGCGGCCATCGCGGGCGTCCTCGGGCTCGTCGCCCTGCTGGTCTCGGTCATCATGTCCGTCCGCATCGGCCGGGGCCTCATCCGCGACCTGGGCCGACTGCGCCTGGAGGCCCACGAGGTCTCGGGCGTCCGGCTGCCCAGCGTGATGCGCCGGCTCTCCGCGGGCGAACAGGTCGACGTCGAGACCGAAGCACCGCGCCTTGAGTACGACAAGAACGAGATCGGCGAGGTCGGCCAGGCCCTCAACACCCTCCAGCGCGCCGCCGTCGAGGCCGCCGTCAAACAGTCCGAACTGCGCGACGGCGTCTCCGAGGTCTTCGTCAACCTCGCCCGCCGCAGCCAGGTCCTGCTCCACAAACAGCTCACCCTCCTCGACACCATGGAGCGCAGGACCGAGGACACCGACGAACTCGCCGACCTGTTCCGCCTGGACCACCTGACCACGCGCATGCGCCGGCACGCCGAGGGGCTGGTCATCCTCTCCGGCGCCGCCCCCTCCCGACAGTGGCGCAAGCCTGTTCAGCTCATGGACATCGTCCGCGCCGCCGTCGCCGAGGTGGAGGACTACGAGCGCATCGAGGTGCGCCGGCTGCCCCGCGTCGCCGCCACCGGACCGGCGGTGGCCGACATCACCCACCTCGTGGCCGAACTCCTGGAGAACGCCACGGTGTTCTCGCCCCCGCACACGGCCGTGCAGGTCATCGGCGAACGCGTCGCCAACGGCTTCACCCTGGAGATCCACGACCGCGGCCTCGGTATGGCGGCCGAAGCACTCCTCGACGCCAATCTGCGGCTCGCCGAAACCCCCGAGTTCGAGCTCTCCGACACCGACCGGCTCGGTCTTTTCGTCGTCAGCAGGCTCGCCCAGCGGCAGAACGTGCGCGTCTCCCTCCAGCCGTCCCCGTACGGCGGTACGACCGCCATCGTCTTCCTTCCGGACGCGCTGCTCACGGACGACGTCCCGGACACCAACGGCATCGGCTTCCGTCTGGACCGCACGCTGCCCTCGAAGGAGGGCAAGGCCGAGGCGGACCGCAAGACCGCGCTGTCCGAGGTCCCGGTGCGCCTGCCCGGCCTGCCCGCCTCGATCCTGGACGGGCCGGTCGAACTGGAGGCGCCGGTGGAGCTGGACGCCCTCGGCGGATTCCCAGACGCCCTCGACGAGGACGCCGGACATGATGGTCTGTTCGGGCCGCGCCGCTCCATCGCCGGTGGACCGGTCGAGCACCAGCAGCCGGCCCCCGAGGGGCAGGACGAGACGGCCCGCACCGATGAGGACCGTCCGGGCGCCCCGGTGCCGCTGCCGCGGCGCAGGTCCCCCCAACTGGTCAGCTCGCACGGTCGTCCCGTGACCCGGACGCGGCCCCGTCGTGGCGAGACGGACGAGCGGACGGCTGAGACGGACGAGCGGACCGCCGAGGCTTCGGATCCGGCCAAGGGCCCGGAGCCGGTCGAACTGCCCGGTGTCGCGGGCGTGACCGAGCGCGAGAGCGCGAAGCCGACGGCCGTCCGGCGCGCCGACCGCACGGACACCTCTGCGCGTCGCAACGGCGAACGCGCCCAGGGCGCGGGTCCCCGCTCCGGCCTGCCGGGCCCCCGGTCCGAGACTCCAGGCCCGGGCCAGGAGACCCCCGCGCTGCCGAGACGCACCCGTCGCACCTCCCGACCGGGTACGCCCGGGACCGGCCCGGGTTCCGACACCGTGCCCGAAGGGGCCGAACCGGGTACCAGCCCGCTGCCCCGTCGCGTCCGACAGGCCCATCTGGCACCGCAGTTGAAGGACGGACCCGAGCGGCGCGGGGAGCGCGAGGGGGCCGGCGCCCTCCGTGGGCCGGAGCCCGCCGACCGTGACGCCGAAGAGGTACGCAACCGGATGGCCTCGCTCCAGCGTGGCTGGCGGCGCGGCCGCGAGGAGAATGCCGTGGGCGACCAGGCCCAGGACGGCACAGCACCAGGAACCACAGAGGGGGACGGCCGATGA
- a CDS encoding roadblock/LC7 domain-containing protein: MTAPKTTGPTETGTAAGELNWLLDDLVDRVASIRKAIVLSGDGLPTGASKDLTREDSEHLAAVASGFHSLAKGVGRHFEAGGVRQTVVELENAFLFVTAAGDGSCLAVFSDADSDVGQVAYEMTLLVKRVGAHLAAAPRTDLPSGG; encoded by the coding sequence ATGACCGCGCCGAAGACAACAGGGCCCACCGAGACCGGCACGGCGGCGGGAGAGCTCAACTGGCTCCTCGACGATCTGGTGGACCGCGTCGCCAGTATCCGCAAGGCGATCGTGCTCTCCGGTGACGGCCTGCCCACCGGGGCGTCCAAGGACCTGACCCGGGAGGACAGCGAGCACCTGGCCGCCGTCGCCTCCGGCTTCCACAGCCTGGCCAAGGGGGTCGGACGACACTTCGAGGCGGGCGGCGTGCGGCAGACCGTCGTCGAGCTCGAGAACGCCTTCCTCTTCGTCACGGCAGCCGGCGACGGCAGCTGCCTCGCCGTGTTCTCGGACGCCGACTCCGACGTAGGGCAGGTCGCCTACGAAATGACACTCCTGGTGAAGCGGGTCGGCGCACATCTGGCCGCCGCTCCACGCACCGATCTGCCCTCCGGCGGGTAG
- a CDS encoding ATP/GTP-binding protein translates to MIFGRSERGKPPVEPVTLKILVAGGFGVGKTTLVGAVSEIKPLRTEEVLTEAGRPVDDTSGVEGKNTTTVAMDFGRITLREDLVLYLFGTPGQDRFWFLWDELATGSLGAIVLADTRRLEDCFAAVDYFERRSIPFVMGVNCFEGVARHPVEEVRQALDLDADVPLVLCDARDRESAKEVLIEVVQHALTTAADRREPVTI, encoded by the coding sequence ATGATCTTCGGGCGTTCTGAGCGCGGCAAGCCCCCGGTCGAACCCGTCACGCTCAAGATCCTGGTGGCCGGCGGCTTCGGCGTGGGCAAGACGACCCTGGTCGGCGCGGTCAGTGAGATCAAACCGCTGCGCACCGAGGAGGTGCTCACCGAGGCGGGCCGGCCCGTCGACGACACCAGCGGTGTGGAGGGCAAGAACACCACCACCGTCGCCATGGACTTCGGCCGCATCACGCTCCGCGAGGACCTGGTGCTGTACCTCTTCGGGACGCCCGGACAGGACCGCTTCTGGTTCCTGTGGGACGAACTGGCCACCGGTTCGCTCGGCGCGATCGTGCTCGCCGACACCCGCCGCCTGGAGGACTGCTTCGCCGCCGTCGACTACTTCGAGCGGCGCTCCATTCCGTTCGTGATGGGGGTCAATTGCTTCGAAGGAGTGGCACGCCACCCGGTCGAAGAGGTGCGTCAGGCCCTCGACCTCGACGCGGACGTGCCGCTCGTCCTGTGCGACGCACGGGACCGGGAGTCGGCCAAGGAGGTTCTCATCGAGGTCGTTCAGCACGCGCTGACCACCGCGGCCGACCGACGCGAACCGGTCACGATCTGA